The following are encoded together in the Tripterygium wilfordii isolate XIE 37 chromosome 3, ASM1340144v1, whole genome shotgun sequence genome:
- the LOC119993254 gene encoding uncharacterized PE-PGRS family protein PE_PGRS46-like, with amino-acid sequence MSPNKVVVFWVLSVVWFATTTSARIGSSEDEKLVPGGAGFGAGAGAGGGLGGIGIGGGGGGGLGGAGGGIGWLPGHGGLPGLGGGGGLPGLGGTGGLPGLGGSGGLPGLGGGGGLPGLGGTGGLPGLGGSGGLPGLGGTGGLPGLGGGGGLPGLGGSGGLPGLGGTGGLGGTGRLGNTGSGGGVGGTGGLGNTGGTGGLGNTGGVVGGTGGLGNTGGEVGGTGGLGNTGGGVGGTGGVGGTGGVP; translated from the coding sequence atgagTCCTAATAAGGTGGTGGTTTTTTGGGTTCTTAGTGTTGTTTGGTTTGCTACAACAACTAGTGCAAGAATTGGCTCTTCTGAGGATGAGAAGTTAGTGCCTGGTGGAGCAGGGTTtggagctggagctggagctggtGGTGGGCTTGGAGGAATAGGgattggaggtggtggtggtggtgggcttGGTGGAGCTGGAGGTGGGATTGGTTGGCTTCCAGGCCATGGTGGGCTTCCAGgccttggtggtggtggtgggcttCCGGGGCTTGGAGGAACTGGTGGACTTCCAGGCCTTGGTGGCAGTGGTGGGCTTCCAGgccttggtggtggtggtgggcttCCGGGGCTTGGAGGAACTGGTGGACTTCCAGGCCTTGGTGGCAGTGGTGGGCTTCCAGGCCTTGGAGGAACTGGTGGCCTTCCAGGCCTTGGTGGCGGTGGTGGGCTTCCAGGCCTTGGTGGCAGTGGTGGACTTCCTGGCCTTGGTGGAACTGGTGGGCTTGGAGGAACGGGTAGGCTTGGCAATACTGGTAGTGGTGGCGGGGTTGGAGGTACGGGTGGTCTTGGCAATACTGGAGGTACGGGTGGGCTTGGCAATACTGGTGGTGTGGTTGGTGGAACTGGTGGGCTTGGGAATACTGGTGGCGAGGTTGGTGGAACTGGTGGGCTTGGGAATACTGGTGGCGGGGTTGGTGGAACTGGCGGAGTTGGAGGTACTGGTGGGGTCCCTTGA